The Halogeometricum rufum genome has a segment encoding these proteins:
- a CDS encoding universal stress protein, whose translation MTTYVLATNHVDTSAVLCDYLQSRLAADDTVYAVNSLVGGSETSSEDVLDGEEALNVVSSRLGGVAEVETHQFVRGNDPDEDVLSYAEEVDADELVIGIRKRNPTSKVVFGSTAQSILLNANVPMAVVPLEQVD comes from the coding sequence ATGACAACGTACGTTCTGGCGACGAACCACGTGGACACGAGCGCCGTGCTCTGTGACTACCTGCAGTCGCGCCTGGCGGCGGACGACACGGTGTACGCGGTGAACTCTCTCGTCGGCGGTTCCGAGACATCCAGCGAGGACGTCCTCGACGGCGAGGAGGCGCTCAACGTCGTCAGTTCGCGTCTCGGCGGGGTCGCCGAGGTGGAGACGCACCAGTTCGTCCGCGGCAACGACCCCGACGAGGACGTCCTCTCGTACGCCGAGGAGGTCGACGCCGACGAACTCGTCATCGGTATCCGCAAGCGCAACCCCACGTCGAAAGTCGTCTTCGGCAGTACGGCGCAGTCGATTCTCCTCAACGCGAACGTGCCGATGGCCGTCGTCCCTCTCGAACAGGTCGACTGA
- a CDS encoding DUF7490 domain-containing protein, giving the protein MNRDAALAGAAVGVTALALLAVVAVPGVLADPTEDGPVRPGPVDIAETNIGYDESAVRGETVTLGVETRVRHRGNPTPNVTLLVRAVDADSGLVETTRTVDVGTLRDDGETVVATNVTVERAGGYRIETVLFQDERRVDGTGKTVRGLEALTPTYARSTVAFSDRAALPPLSVSVADAAGNRTTLDLAASLTNGGDAPSEDLAVTFVLRQADSNVVATRATSDVDAIRPGRTATTTATATVPTEYNYYLDAVLTRDGVVVDTARTAVNLDPTKRISVNETEEEVEFRVEDFESGDGDGVERETEFETEAGTATSQPGFGPVAAVVALAAAALLARRRHR; this is encoded by the coding sequence ATGAACCGCGACGCCGCCCTCGCGGGGGCCGCCGTCGGGGTGACCGCCCTCGCCCTCCTCGCAGTCGTGGCGGTCCCCGGTGTCCTCGCCGACCCGACCGAGGACGGGCCGGTGCGCCCCGGACCGGTCGACATCGCCGAGACGAACATCGGCTACGACGAGTCGGCGGTCCGCGGCGAGACGGTGACGCTCGGCGTGGAGACGCGCGTCAGACACCGCGGCAATCCGACGCCGAACGTGACGCTCCTCGTTCGCGCCGTCGACGCCGACTCCGGACTGGTCGAGACGACCCGAACGGTCGACGTCGGAACGCTCCGCGACGACGGCGAGACGGTCGTCGCGACGAACGTGACGGTCGAACGCGCCGGGGGCTACCGAATCGAGACGGTGCTGTTTCAGGACGAGCGGCGAGTGGACGGAACCGGCAAGACCGTCCGCGGACTGGAGGCGCTGACGCCGACGTACGCCCGTTCGACCGTCGCGTTCAGCGACCGGGCGGCGCTCCCCCCGCTCTCGGTCTCCGTCGCGGACGCCGCCGGGAACCGAACGACGCTGGACCTCGCGGCGTCGCTGACGAACGGCGGCGACGCCCCCTCGGAGGACCTCGCGGTGACGTTCGTCCTGCGGCAGGCCGACTCGAACGTCGTCGCCACGCGGGCGACGAGCGACGTGGACGCGATTCGGCCGGGACGAACCGCGACGACGACGGCGACGGCGACGGTGCCGACGGAGTACAACTACTATCTCGACGCCGTGCTGACGCGCGACGGCGTCGTCGTGGACACCGCGCGCACCGCCGTCAACCTCGATCCCACGAAGCGCATCTCCGTCAACGAGACGGAGGAGGAGGTCGAGTTCCGCGTCGAGGACTTCGAGTCCGGCGACGGCGACGGAGTCGAGCGCGAGACGGAGTTCGAGACGGAAGCGGGGACGGCGACGTCACAGCCCGGATTCGGGCCCGTCGCCGCCGTCGTCGCCCTCGCGGCGGCGGCGCTTCTGGCACGGAGGCGACACCGATGA
- a CDS encoding phosphoribosylamine--glycine ligase, producing the protein MPNFLFVSADAALVTDLAWQVHREGHDVKYYIEAESDREIGDGFVPKTDDWRAEVDWADVVVFDDVWVGSDVGTGELAQELRERGKAVVGGTPNTDRLEEDRGYAMDVLESHGVDTVDHHVFHDFGEAIDHIRRNPAPYVVKPLGEVQNVKRLLYVGDEDDGSDVVDVLQAYEKAWGHRMKGFQLQRRVEGVEIAICGFFDGERFIDQVNFNFEHKKLFPGNIGPSTGEMGTSMFWGGRNKLFEETFGRLEDWLAEEGYVGSIDINCIVNETGIYPLEFTPRFGYPTIALQEESFESSTGQFFYDLAHGNDPELEVHNGYQIGVRVVLPPFPFDDEKTYDENSRNAAVVFQTESRDGIHLEDVKKIDGQWRVAGESGMPLVVTGKGDTMQTARRQAYQRVDDIVIPNLYYRDDIGERWIAGDGDRLQAWGYLGP; encoded by the coding sequence ATGCCGAACTTCCTGTTCGTCTCCGCCGACGCCGCCCTCGTCACCGACCTCGCGTGGCAGGTCCATCGCGAGGGCCACGACGTGAAGTACTACATCGAGGCCGAGAGCGACCGCGAGATAGGCGACGGCTTCGTCCCGAAGACCGACGACTGGCGCGCCGAGGTAGACTGGGCTGACGTCGTCGTCTTCGACGACGTCTGGGTCGGGTCCGACGTGGGGACGGGTGAACTGGCGCAGGAACTCAGAGAGCGAGGGAAGGCCGTCGTCGGCGGCACGCCCAACACCGACCGACTGGAGGAGGACCGCGGGTACGCGATGGACGTGTTGGAGAGCCACGGCGTCGACACCGTCGACCACCACGTCTTCCACGACTTCGGGGAGGCAATCGACCACATCCGACGGAACCCCGCGCCGTACGTCGTAAAACCGCTCGGCGAGGTCCAGAACGTCAAGCGACTCCTCTACGTCGGAGACGAGGACGATGGCAGCGACGTGGTGGACGTGCTCCAGGCCTACGAGAAGGCGTGGGGGCACCGGATGAAGGGGTTCCAACTCCAGCGTCGGGTCGAGGGTGTGGAGATCGCCATCTGTGGGTTCTTCGACGGTGAGCGGTTCATCGACCAGGTCAATTTCAACTTTGAGCATAAGAAATTGTTCCCAGGAAACATCGGCCCGTCGACGGGCGAGATGGGTACGTCGATGTTCTGGGGCGGCCGAAACAAACTGTTCGAGGAGACGTTCGGCAGGCTCGAAGACTGGCTCGCCGAGGAGGGCTACGTCGGGAGTATCGACATCAACTGCATCGTCAACGAGACCGGCATCTATCCGCTAGAGTTCACCCCGCGATTCGGCTATCCGACGATCGCACTACAGGAAGAGTCGTTCGAGTCCTCGACCGGGCAGTTCTTCTACGACCTGGCCCACGGAAACGACCCTGAGTTAGAGGTCCACAACGGCTATCAGATCGGTGTGCGCGTCGTCCTCCCGCCGTTCCCGTTCGACGACGAGAAGACGTACGACGAGAACTCCCGAAACGCCGCCGTCGTCTTCCAGACTGAGAGCCGTGACGGAATCCACTTGGAAGACGTAAAAAAGATCGATGGACAGTGGCGGGTCGCCGGAGAGAGCGGCATGCCGCTCGTCGTGACAGGCAAAGGAGACACGATGCAGACCGCTCGCCGACAAGCCTACCAGCGCGTGGACGACATCGTCATCCCGAACCTCTACTACCGCGACGACATCGGCGAGCGGTGGATAGCCGGCGACGGCGACAGACTGCAGGCGTGGGGCTACCTCGGGCCGTAG
- a CDS encoding ZIP family metal transporter has translation MTRLSRVGVGATVVFVGLSAYAASVGAWKLLGITWVAFAAMALAAPLGVRHHDEGANALVWGYGLASGAMVTSAAVFLVPQAMGHHPQYGGFGIAAGLLIGFASHTIGHRLAHMDLPVDRTVAELAAHAFSAGLIIGIVYGNMPDLGPTLGLAIVSHKGPAGYAAARRLASKGRAVSALLLPAAALGIAAILASVVVLPESAPFRGLVFGFAAGVFLHVAMDFLPRCEIGSEIHDHLAVDGDAHAILDRLRLHAVASTLLGGVVVFVAWLFVA, from the coding sequence GTGACACGACTCTCGCGCGTCGGCGTCGGCGCCACCGTCGTCTTCGTCGGTCTCTCGGCGTACGCGGCCAGCGTCGGTGCGTGGAAGCTTCTGGGCATCACGTGGGTGGCGTTCGCGGCGATGGCGCTGGCGGCACCGCTCGGGGTGCGCCACCACGACGAGGGAGCGAACGCGCTCGTCTGGGGGTACGGCCTCGCCAGCGGTGCGATGGTGACGAGTGCGGCCGTCTTCCTCGTGCCGCAGGCGATGGGCCACCACCCGCAGTACGGCGGGTTCGGCATCGCGGCGGGGTTGCTGATCGGTTTCGCCTCGCACACGATCGGTCACCGCCTCGCCCACATGGACCTGCCCGTGGACCGCACGGTGGCCGAACTCGCCGCGCACGCCTTCTCGGCCGGCCTCATCATCGGCATCGTCTACGGCAACATGCCGGATCTCGGCCCGACGCTCGGCCTCGCCATCGTCTCGCACAAGGGACCGGCGGGCTACGCCGCCGCGCGACGCCTCGCCTCGAAGGGACGCGCCGTCTCGGCCCTCCTGCTGCCGGCGGCCGCCCTCGGCATCGCCGCCATCCTCGCGAGCGTCGTCGTCCTCCCCGAGTCCGCGCCGTTCCGCGGCCTCGTCTTCGGCTTCGCCGCCGGCGTGTTCCTCCACGTGGCGATGGACTTCCTGCCGCGCTGTGAGATCGGCAGCGAGATTCACGACCACCTCGCCGTCGACGGGGACGCCCACGCCATCCTCGACCGACTCCGACTCCACGCCGTCGCCAGCACCCTCCTCGGCGGCGTCGTCGTGTTCGTCGCGTGGCTGTTCGTTGCGTAG
- a CDS encoding SDR family NAD(P)-dependent oxidoreductase, translating into MTGRTVVVTGASRGIGAALVRAFAGEGAHVVACARDADALDDAVAAVDVVDGSAEAVRADVRDEFDVERLMETAARGGHDDGIAVLVPNAAVNHGSPGETPMGEESYTRFDDTLRTNVRGVFAAVREALPHAADDARVLVPSGSIAADTKPGMGAYAVSKAAVEGLARQFAADTAPAVGVVDPGLVATELTDGQGRGPDDVAPMYVWAATELPREELDGGRFDLRAWKKATR; encoded by the coding sequence CTGACTGGAAGAACGGTCGTCGTCACGGGCGCGAGTCGCGGAATCGGTGCGGCCCTCGTCCGCGCGTTCGCGGGGGAGGGAGCGCACGTCGTCGCGTGCGCCCGCGACGCCGACGCCCTCGACGACGCGGTCGCCGCGGTGGACGTCGTAGACGGGTCTGCGGAGGCCGTCCGCGCCGACGTGCGCGACGAGTTCGACGTGGAACGCCTGATGGAGACGGCCGCGCGAGGCGGCCACGACGACGGTATCGCCGTCCTCGTGCCGAACGCCGCCGTGAACCACGGTTCCCCCGGCGAGACGCCGATGGGCGAGGAGTCGTACACCCGGTTCGACGACACCCTCCGGACGAACGTCCGCGGCGTGTTCGCCGCCGTCCGCGAGGCCCTCCCCCACGCGGCCGACGACGCGCGCGTCCTCGTCCCCTCGGGGTCGATCGCGGCCGACACCAAACCCGGGATGGGGGCCTACGCCGTCTCGAAGGCGGCCGTCGAGGGACTCGCCCGACAGTTCGCGGCCGACACCGCGCCCGCCGTCGGCGTCGTCGACCCCGGACTGGTGGCGACCGAGTTGACCGACGGGCAGGGGAGAGGCCCCGACGACGTGGCGCCGATGTACGTCTGGGCCGCCACGGAACTCCCCCGGGAAGAACTCGACGGCGGCCGGTTCGACCTCCGCGCGTGGAAGAAGGCGACGCGGTAG
- a CDS encoding phytoene desaturase family protein translates to MNAVSDLSVLDGASVVVVGGGFGGLSTACYLADAGADVTLLEKNEQLGGRASRLERDGFRFDMGPSWYLMPDVFEDFFGHFDRTPSDYYELTRLDPHYRIFFKDGDQVDMVPDRERNRETFESYEPGAGEQFERYLEKSKKNYEVGMEHFVYTDRTKLSDFADWNVVKNARGLSLVGSMQDHVERYFDHPKLQQIMQYTLVFLGGAPNNTPALYNLMSHVDFNMGVYYPEGGLGGVVDAMVSLGEELGVDFRVDSPVAEIRGREGAFVTRTEDGREFYSDYVVSDADYRHTEMELLPEGKRQYDEDYWESRTYAPSAYLLYLGVEGDVPELEHHTLVLPTDWNDHFEKIFDDPAWPDDPAYYLCVPSKTDDTVAPEGHSNLFVLVPVAAGLDDTPEQRERYRDLVLDDIAEHTGEDLRDRIVLEESFCVDDFTERYNATQGTALGLAHTLRQTALLRPPHHSEKVPGLYFTGSFTTPGIGVPMCLISGQLTAEEMAERTA, encoded by the coding sequence ATGAACGCAGTCTCGGACCTCTCCGTCCTCGACGGAGCGTCCGTGGTCGTGGTCGGCGGCGGATTCGGCGGCCTCTCGACGGCGTGTTACCTCGCCGACGCGGGCGCCGACGTGACGCTACTGGAGAAGAACGAGCAGTTGGGCGGCCGGGCCAGTCGCCTCGAACGGGACGGGTTCCGCTTCGACATGGGACCGTCGTGGTACCTGATGCCCGACGTGTTCGAGGACTTCTTCGGCCACTTCGACCGGACGCCCTCCGACTACTACGAACTCACTCGCCTGGACCCCCACTACCGCATCTTCTTCAAGGACGGCGACCAGGTGGATATGGTTCCGGACCGCGAACGGAACCGCGAGACGTTCGAGTCGTACGAACCCGGCGCGGGCGAGCAGTTCGAGCGGTATCTGGAGAAGTCGAAGAAGAACTACGAGGTGGGGATGGAACACTTCGTCTACACCGACCGGACGAAACTGTCCGACTTCGCCGACTGGAACGTCGTGAAGAACGCGCGGGGACTGTCGCTCGTCGGGTCGATGCAGGACCACGTCGAGCGCTACTTCGACCACCCGAAACTCCAGCAGATAATGCAGTACACCCTCGTCTTCCTCGGGGGCGCGCCCAACAACACGCCCGCGCTCTACAACCTGATGAGTCACGTGGACTTCAACATGGGCGTCTACTACCCGGAGGGGGGCCTCGGCGGCGTCGTGGACGCGATGGTCTCGCTGGGCGAGGAACTCGGCGTCGACTTCCGCGTCGATAGCCCGGTGGCCGAGATTCGGGGGCGCGAGGGTGCGTTCGTCACCCGCACCGAAGACGGCCGCGAGTTCTACTCCGACTACGTCGTCAGCGACGCCGACTACCGACACACGGAGATGGAACTGCTGCCCGAGGGGAAGCGGCAGTACGACGAGGACTACTGGGAGTCACGGACGTACGCCCCCTCGGCGTACCTGCTGTACCTTGGCGTCGAGGGCGACGTGCCCGAACTCGAACACCACACGCTCGTCCTCCCGACGGACTGGAACGACCACTTCGAGAAGATTTTCGACGACCCGGCGTGGCCGGACGACCCGGCGTACTACCTCTGCGTCCCCTCGAAGACGGACGACACCGTCGCGCCCGAGGGCCACTCGAACCTGTTCGTCCTCGTCCCCGTCGCGGCCGGACTCGACGACACGCCCGAACAGCGCGAACGCTACCGTGACCTCGTCCTGGACGACATCGCCGAACACACCGGCGAGGACCTGCGCGACCGAATCGTCCTCGAGGAGTCGTTCTGCGTGGACGACTTCACGGAGCGGTACAACGCGACGCAGGGGACGGCGCTGGGCCTCGCGCACACGCTCCGACAGACGGCGCTCCTCCGCCCGCCCCACCACTCGGAGAAGGTTCCGGGGCTCTACTTCACCGGTTCGTTCACCACGCCCGGCATCGGCGTTCCGATGTGTCTCATCAGCGGGCAACTGACGGCCGAGGAGATGGCCGAGCGGACGGCGTGA
- a CDS encoding prenyltransferase gives MNARGRLTYLFTLSRPRFWLYLAGPILVGVAFAADATSDLFTTAAVVLFGYFLVPGNVLLYGVNDAFDADVDEPNPKKDEREARWRGDAAVTAAVVGAGLLGLALFAVVPRLAWPYLAGFFVLGVEYSAPPFRFKTTPFLDSLSNGLYVLPGAAAFAAVAGRHPPLAALVGAWTWAMGMHTFSAVPDIEPDREAGIRTTATFLGERRTYVYCVACWLAAATAFALVDWRLGAVLLAYPLTVVAVAASGISVDRAYWWFPALNTLVGMALTMGALWRLLYG, from the coding sequence ATGAACGCACGCGGCCGGCTCACGTACCTGTTCACCCTCTCGCGCCCGCGCTTTTGGCTCTACCTCGCGGGCCCGATACTCGTCGGCGTCGCGTTCGCCGCCGACGCCACGAGCGACCTGTTCACGACCGCCGCCGTCGTCCTGTTCGGCTACTTCCTCGTCCCGGGGAACGTCCTCCTCTACGGCGTCAACGACGCCTTCGACGCCGACGTGGACGAACCGAACCCGAAGAAGGACGAACGGGAGGCGCGCTGGCGGGGCGACGCCGCCGTCACCGCCGCCGTCGTCGGGGCGGGGCTGCTCGGACTCGCCCTGTTCGCCGTCGTCCCCCGACTCGCGTGGCCCTACCTCGCCGGGTTCTTCGTCCTCGGCGTGGAGTACAGCGCGCCGCCGTTCCGGTTCAAGACGACGCCGTTCCTCGACTCCCTGTCGAACGGGCTCTACGTCCTCCCCGGCGCGGCGGCGTTCGCGGCCGTCGCGGGTCGTCACCCGCCGCTGGCGGCCCTCGTCGGGGCGTGGACGTGGGCGATGGGGATGCACACGTTCTCGGCCGTCCCGGACATCGAACCGGACCGCGAGGCGGGCATCCGAACGACGGCGACGTTCCTCGGCGAGCGTCGGACGTACGTCTACTGCGTCGCCTGCTGGCTGGCGGCCGCAACCGCCTTCGCCCTCGTCGACTGGCGACTGGGCGCGGTGCTGCTGGCGTACCCGCTCACCGTCGTCGCCGTCGCCGCCTCGGGCATCAGCGTCGACCGCGCGTACTGGTGGTTCCCGGCGCTGAACACGCTGGTCGGGATGGCGCTCACGATGGGCGCGCTCTGGAGGCTCCTGTATGGCTGA
- the cruF gene encoding bisanhydrobacterioruberin hydratase, whose product MAESGLSLSNRLPGTREEWEHRLDRLVRENRFTISVFFPLNGVFLLLASAEGVFAGTPLAPLAFNGLFILLGTLVMRSPLLVGVLPHTTRRAATGVGLLALYAYAIEYVGVHTGVPYGEFAYGVDLGPTVAGVPLGLPVFFVPLVMNAYLLCLLLLGDRAENAAVRLGSVVAAVLAMDVVLDPGAVALGFWEYYPPGAFYGVPLSNYVGWVLSATVAVVLLDWGYDRRVLLGRLAECEFMLDDLVSFVILWGGINAWFGNWLAVAVAALFGVGLLKTERFDSRVLRFGRRRESGENSSD is encoded by the coding sequence ATGGCTGAATCCGGCCTCTCGCTGTCGAACCGGCTGCCGGGAACTCGCGAGGAGTGGGAGCACCGACTGGACCGACTGGTCCGGGAGAACCGCTTCACCATCTCGGTGTTCTTCCCGCTGAACGGCGTCTTCCTCCTCCTCGCCAGCGCCGAAGGGGTCTTCGCCGGGACGCCGCTCGCACCGCTCGCGTTCAACGGGCTGTTCATCCTGCTCGGAACGCTCGTGATGCGTTCGCCCCTCCTCGTCGGCGTCCTCCCGCACACCACCCGCCGGGCGGCCACCGGCGTCGGCCTGTTGGCGCTGTACGCCTACGCCATCGAGTACGTGGGCGTCCACACCGGCGTCCCGTACGGCGAGTTCGCCTACGGCGTCGACCTCGGGCCGACCGTCGCCGGGGTTCCGCTGGGCCTGCCGGTGTTCTTCGTCCCCCTCGTGATGAACGCGTACCTGCTCTGTCTGCTCCTGCTGGGCGACAGGGCCGAGAACGCGGCCGTCCGCCTCGGGTCCGTCGTCGCCGCCGTGTTGGCGATGGACGTCGTGTTGGACCCCGGTGCCGTCGCGCTCGGCTTCTGGGAGTACTACCCGCCGGGCGCGTTCTACGGCGTCCCGCTCTCGAACTACGTCGGCTGGGTGCTCAGCGCCACCGTCGCCGTCGTCCTCCTCGACTGGGGCTACGACCGACGCGTCCTGCTCGGCCGCCTCGCCGAGTGCGAGTTCATGCTTGACGACCTCGTCTCGTTCGTCATCCTCTGGGGCGGCATCAACGCGTGGTTCGGTAACTGGCTCGCCGTCGCCGTCGCCGCCCTGTTCGGCGTCGGCCTCCTGAAGACCGAGCGATTCGACTCGCGCGTGCTTCGGTTCGGCCGACGCCGGGAGTCCGGCGAGAACAGTTCCGACTGA